A window from Jaculus jaculus isolate mJacJac1 unplaced genomic scaffold, mJacJac1.mat.Y.cur mat_scaffold_34_1_3701052_arrow_ctg1, whole genome shotgun sequence encodes these proteins:
- the LOC123457272 gene encoding ubiquitin carboxyl-terminal hydrolase 17-like protein 6, protein MDSPENHGEDSSRSSQPDADLLKVTFKATEHALSRQRYLSWKRPYGIAAGLQNLGNTCYLNATLQCLTHTPPLATAMLSQQHSQTCCHRGFCMMCALEAHVTRSLLHSGDVIRPSGPLVSTFHRYKQEDAHEFLMFLLNAMQRCCLEGKSDSDSSAEDATIIREIFGGYWRSQVRCLLCRGTSDTCDAYLDISLDIREAQSVRQALEDLVKPEKLHGENAYQCSTCVKKVPATKTLTLKTVSKGLILVMKRFSAFTGDKVNQHVKFPDSLDMGPYMSQPGRGPLVYVLYAVLVHTGLSGHNGHYLCYVKAGNGQWYKMEDAKVTRCDISNVLMQRAYVLFYFLQSDIQDNSVDLHVGTDPGAHGAEERVVGEQKTQLIRNFSMEFPESQDPVEYTATKEMSLDQWKSLQERNRLKPQFNLRRVEVTLPPNVVIIHKAKYRGELGENQAEKENSLVQAGVRLECDQGSSLVRPHTKKQKKNKQGMRLLVL, encoded by the exons ATGGATTCTCCTGAGAACCATGGGGAAG ATTCATCCCGATCATCTCAACCTGATGCAGACCTGCTGAAGGTGACTTTCAAGGCAACAGAGCATGCTCTGAGCCGGCAACGTTACCTGAGTTGGAAAAGGCCTTATGGCATCGCTGCTGGGCTCCAGAATCTGGGAAACACCTGCTACCTGAACGCCACACTGCAGTGTCTGACACACACACCGCCTCTGGCCACTGCGATGCTGTCCCAGCAGCACTCCCAGACCTGCTGTCACCGGGGATTCTGTATGATGTGCGCCTTGGAAGCTCACGTGACCCGCTCACTCCTCCATTCAGGTGATGTTATCAGGCCCTCTGGGCCGCTGGTCAGTACTTTCCATCGGTACAAGCAGGAAGACGCCCATGAGTTCTTGATGTTCCTTCTCAATGCAATGCAGAGGTGCTGCCTGGAAGGGAAAAGCGACTCAGATTCCAGTGCTGAGGACGCCACCATCATCCGCGAGATATTTGGGGGCTACTGGAGATCCCAAGTCAGATGTCTCCTCTGCCGTGGCACCTCAGACACCTGTGACGCCTACCTGGACATTTCCCTGGATATCAGGGAAGCTCAGAGTGTGAGGCAAGCCTTGGAAGATCTGGTGAAGCCCGAGAAACTGCACGGGGAGAATGCCTACCAATGCAGCACTTGTGTGAAGAAGGTACCAGCCACGAAGACACTCACTCTGAAAACTGTGTCTAAGGGTCTCATCCTTGTGATGAAAAGGTTCTCGGCTTTCACGGGTGACAAAGTGAATCAGCACGTGAAATTTCCCGACTCTCTTGACATGGGTCCTTACATGTCTCAGCCAGGCCGAGGGCCACTTGTGTATGTTCTCTACGCTGTGCTGGTCCACACAGGTCTGAGCGGTCACAATGGACATTACTTATGTTATGTAAAAGCTGGGAATGGACAATGGTATAAGATGGAGGACGCGAAGGTCACCAGGTGTGACATTTCTAACGTCCTAATGCAGCGTGCCTACGTGCTGTTTTATTTCCTGCAAAGTGATATCCAAGACAACAGTGTTGATCTGCATGTGGGCACGGACCCAGGAGCTCACGGGGCTGAAGAGAGGGTTGTGGGAGAGCAGAAGACACAGCTCATCAGAAACTTCTCTATGGAATTTCCAGAGTCACAGGATCCTGTGGAGTATACAGCCACCAAAGAAATGTCCCTAGACCAGTGGAAAAGCCTCCAAGAAAGAAACAGACTCAAGCCTCAATTTAACCTCAGGAGAGTAGAAGTCACTCTGCCACCCAATGTAGTAATTATTCACAAGGCAAAATACAGAGGCGAATTGGGCGAAAATCAGGCAGAAAAGGAAAATTCTCTTGTGCAAGCTGGTGTGAGACTGGAGTGTGATCAGGGCAGTTCCCTGGTCAGGCCCCACACTAAGAAGCAGAAGAAGAACAAGCAAGGCATGAGGCTTCTGGTCTTGTAG
- the LOC123457271 gene encoding ubiquitin carboxyl-terminal hydrolase 17-like protein 6: protein MDSPENHGEDSSRSSQPDADLLKVTFKATEHALSRQRYLSWKRPYGIAAGLQNLGNTCYLNATLQCLTHTPPLATVMLSQQHSQTCCHRGFCMMCALEAHVTRSLLHSGDVIRPSGPLVSTFHRYKQEDAHEFLMFLLNAMQRCCLEGKSDSDSSAEDATIIREIFGGYWRSQVRCLLCRGASDTCDAYLDISLDIREAQSVRQALEDLVKPEKLHGENAYQCSTCLKKVPATKTLTLKTVSKVLILVMKRFSAFTGDKVNQHVKFPDSLDMGPYMSQPGRGPLVYVLYAVLVHTGLSGHNGHYLCYVKAGNGQWYKMEDAKVTRCDISTVLMQRAYVLFYFLQSDIQDNSVDLHVGTDPGAHGAEERVVGEQKTQLIRNFSMELPESQDPVEYTATKEMSLDQWKSLQERNRLKPQFNLRRVEVTLPPNVVIIHKAKYRGDLGENQAEKENSLVQAGVRLECDQGSSLVRPHTKKQKKNKQGMRLLVL from the exons ATGGATTCTCCTGAGAACCATGGGGAAG ATTCATCCCGATCATCTCAACCTGATGCAGACCTGCTGAAGGTGACTTTCAAGGCAACAGAGCATGCTCTGAGCCGGCAACGTTACCTGAGTTGGAAAAGGCCTTATGGCATCGCTGCTGGGCTCCAGAATCTGGGAAACACCTGCTACCTGAACGCCACACTGCAGTGTCTGACACACACACCGCCTCTGGCCACTGTGATGCTGTCCCAGCAGCACTCCCAGACCTGCTGTCACCGGGGATTCTGTATGATGTGCGCCTTGGAAGCTCACGTGACCCGCTCACTCCTCCATTCAGGTGATGTTATCAGGCCCTCTGGGCCGCTGGTCAGTACTTTCCATCGGTACAAGCAGGAAGACGCCCATGAGTTCTTGATGTTCCTTCTCAATGCAATGCAGAGGTGCTGCCTGGAAGGGAAAAGCGACTCAGATTCCAGTGCTGAGGACGCCACCATCATCCGCGAGATATTTGGGGGCTACTGGAGATCCCAAGTCAGATGTCTCCTCTGCCGTGGCGCCTCAGACACCTGTGACGCCTACCTGGACATTTCCCTGGATATCAGGGAAGCTCAGAGTGTGAGGCAAGCCTTGGAAGATCTGGTGAAGCCCGAGAAACTGCACGGGGAGAATGCCTACCAATGCAGCACTTGTCTGAAGAAGGTACCAGCCACGAAGACACTCACTCTGAAAACCGTGTCTAAGGTTCTCATCCTTGTGATGAAAAGGTTCTCGGCTTTCACGGGCGACAAAGTGAATCAGCACGTGAAATTTCCCGACTCTCTTGACATGGGTCCTTACATGTCTCAGCCAGGCCGAGGGCCACTTGTGTATGTTCTCTACGCTGTGCTGGTCCACACAGGTCTGAGCGGTCACAATGGACATTACTTATGTTATGTAAAAGCTGGGAATGGACAATGGTATAAGATGGAGGACGCGAAGGTCACCAGGTGTGACATTTCTACCGTCCTAATGCAGCGTGCCTACGTGCTGTTTTATTTCCTGCAAAGTGATATCCAAGACAACAGTGTTGATCTGCATGTGGGCACGGACCCAGGAGCTCACGGGGCTGAAGAGAGGGTTGTGGGAGAGCAGAAGACACAGCTCATCAGAAACTTCTCTATGGAACTTCCAGAGTCACAGGATCCTGTGGAGTATACAGCCACCAAAGAAATGTCCCTAGACCAGTGGAAAAGCCTCCAAGAAAGAAACAGACTCAAGCCTCAATTTAACCTCAGGAGAGTAGAAGTCACTCTGCCACCCAATGTAGTAATTATTCACAAGGCAAAATACAGAGGCGATTTGGGGGAAAATCAGGCAGAAAAGGAAAATTCTCTTGTGCAAGCTGGTGTGAGACTGGAGTGTGATCAGGGCAGTTCCCTGGTCAGGCCCCACACTAAGAAGCAGAAGAAGAACAAGCAAGGCATGAGGCTTCTGGTCTTGTAG
- the LOC123457273 gene encoding ubiquitin carboxyl-terminal hydrolase 17-like protein 6: MDSPENHGEDSSRSSQPDADLLKVTFKATEHALSRQRYLSWKRPYGIAAGLQNLGNTCYLNATLQCLTHTPPLATAMLSQQHSQTCCHRGFCMMCALEAHVTRSLLHSGDVIRPSGPLVSTFHRYKQEDAHEFLMFLLNAMQRCCLEGKSDSDSSAEDATIIREIFGGYWRSQVRCLLCRGASDTCDAYLDISLDIREAQSVRQALEDLVKPEKLHGENAYQCSTCLKKVPATKTLTLKTVSKVLILVMKRFSAFTGDKVNQHVKFPDSLDMGPYMSQPGRGPLVYVLYAVLVHTGLSGHNGHYLCYVKAGNGQWYKMEDAKVTRCDISTVLMQRAYVLFYFLQSDIQDNSVDLHVGMDPGAHGAEERVVGEQKTQLIRNFSMELPESQDPVEYTATKEMSLDQWKSLQERNRLKPQFNLRRVEVTLPPNVVIIHKAKYRGDLGENQAEKENSLVQAGVRLECDQGSSLVRPQTKKQKKNKQGMRLLVL, encoded by the exons ATGGATTCTCCTGAGAACCATGGGGAAG ATTCATCCCGATCATCTCAACCTGATGCAGACCTGCTGAAGGTGACTTTCAAGGCAACAGAGCATGCTCTGAGCCGGCAACGTTACCTGAGTTGGAAAAGGCCTTATGGCATCGCTGCTGGGCTCCAGAATCTGGGAAACACCTGCTACCTGAACGCCACACTGCAGTGTCTGACACACACACCGCCTCTGGCCACTGCGATGCTGTCCCAGCAGCACTCCCAGACCTGCTGTCACCGGGGATTCTGTATGATGTGCGCCTTGGAAGCTCACGTGACCCGCTCACTCCTCCATTCAGGTGATGTTATCAGGCCCTCTGGGCCGCTGGTCAGTACTTTCCATCGGTACAAGCAGGAAGACGCCCATGAGTTCTTGATGTTCCTTCTCAATGCAATGCAGAGGTGCTGCCTGGAAGGGAAAAGCGACTCAGATTCCAGTGCTGAGGACGCCACCATCATCCGCGAGATATTTGGGGGCTACTGGAGATCCCAAGTCAGATGTCTCCTCTGCCGTGGCGCCTCAGACACCTGTGACGCCTACCTGGACATTTCCCTGGATATCAGGGAAGCTCAGAGTGTGAGGCAAGCCTTGGAAGATCTGGTGAAGCCCGAGAAACTGCACGGGGAGAATGCCTACCAATGCAGCACTTGTCTGAAGAAGGTACCAGCCACGAAGACACTCACTCTGAAAACCGTGTCTAAGGTTCTCATCCTTGTGATGAAAAGGTTCTCGGCTTTCACGGGCGACAAAGTGAATCAGCACGTGAAATTTCCCGACTCTCTTGACATGGGTCCTTACATGTCTCAGCCAGGCCGAGGGCCACTTGTGTATGTTCTCTACGCTGTGCTGGTCCACACAGGTCTGAGCGGTCACAATGGACATTACTTATGTTATGTAAAAGCTGGGAATGGACAATGGTATAAGATGGAGGACGCGAAGGTCACCAGGTGTGACATTTCTACCGTCCTAATGCAGCGTGCCTACGTGCTGTTTTATTTCCTGCAAAGTGATATCCAAGACAACAGTGTTGATCTGCATGTGGGCATGGACCCAGGAGCTCACGGGGCTGAAGAGAGGGTTGTGGGAGAGCAGAAGACACAGCTCATCAGAAACTTCTCTATGGAACTTCCAGAGTCACAGGATCCTGTGGAGTATACAGCCACCAAAGAAATGTCCCTAGACCAGTGGAAAAGCCTCCAAGAAAGAAACAGACTCAAGCCTCAATTTAACCTCAGGAGAGTAGAAGTCACTCTGCCACCCAATGTAGTAATTATTCACAAGGCAAAATACAGAGGCGATTTGGGGGAAAATCAGGCAGAAAAGGAAAATTCTCTTGTGCAAGCTGGTGTGAGACTGGAGTGTGATCAGGGCAGTTCCCTGGTCAGGCCCCAAACTAAGAAGCAGAAGAAGAACAAGCAAGGCATGAGGCTTCTGGTCTTGTAG